The DNA sequence TACCGGCTTTCGTGGCCGCATAGTTGCACTGGCCGAACTGACCCTTCTCACCATTCAGGGACGAAATGTTCACGATACGGCCAAAACCGCGCTCGCACATGTTTTCGAACACTTGCTGACACATGTTGAACATGGAGGTCAGGTTCACGTTGATGACCTGGTTCCACTGTTCTGGCCGCATTCTCTTCAGCGGTGCATCGTTGGTGATGCCTGCGTTGTTAACCAGAATGTCGACAGGGCCCAGATCCTGCTCAACAGCGGCGACGAATGCTTTGCAGCCTTCAAAGTCGGTGACGTCCAGCGGGTAGATGGCTACGTCGATGCCTTCTTCACGCATAGTGGCCTGCCAGTCATTAGCCTGGGCTGTGAAGTCTTCACCGGGCAGGTGGGTGCCAACCACTTTACGGCCCTGAGCTGCAAGCGCCTTGCACATAGCGGTACCCAGACCACCGGTTGCTCCGGTCACAACTGCGATGCGATTCGTCATGGTGTTCTCCTTCCTTTTGGTGGATGGTTTATTTCAAGAGTTTCTTGATATTGGATGACTGGGAAATGATTCCCTGTGAGGTGTACTGGTTACTGCGCTGAACAATTTTGGGAAGCTCATACAGGTAGTTGACCATCAGTCCCGCGGATTGCTTGAGCCCTTTTTCAGCTGTGTCTGCCATCCAGTTGAGCCGTGCAATCTGGGCGCCGTTGCTCAGATGGAAGTGCCCCACAGGATCGTTGGCGCGGGAGGTACCTGGTTTAGTTGAGCACAGGTAGGCTGCTGCCAGCTTCATGATGGCTTCTTGCTGGACCCCGGTGGTGTCAGCCTGGCTTACCCGCACCGGATCACGCGGTGGCGGGGAATTAAGCCACTGTTCGCCACCAGGCATCTTGATCAACTGATCAGCCGGCGTGTTTTCCAGCCAGCGACGGAAGCCCGGAATAGGTGACAGGGTGGCGAACTGCTTCAGCTGAGGGAATTCCACCTGCAGCTTGCTCACCACTTGCTTGATCAGAAAGTTACCGAAGCTGATACCGGCCAAGCCTTGCTGGGCGTTGGAAATCGAGTAAAAAATTGCCGTGTCAGCCTTGTCGATGTCCTGAGTCGGGGCCTGCTCGTCCAGCAGCTTCTGAACGTTGTCAGCCAGGCCGTTAACCAGGGCCACTTCTACGAAAATCAGTGGCTCGTCGGGCATGTTCGGGTGAATAAAGGCGAAACAGCGGCGATCGAAATCAAGCCGGTTCTTCAGGTCGCTCCAGCTCTTGATTGCGTGCACAGCTTCATAGGCAATCAGCTTTTCAAGCATGGCGCCGCTGGAATTCCAGCTGATCTCTTCCAGTTGTAGCAGACCGATGTCGAACCAGGTGGCGAGCAGGTCACGGAGGTCGGTTTCCAGTGGCTTCAGTTCCGGATAATCCTTACAAAGCCGAAGCAGTTCTTCGCGCATGTCCACCAGAAACTTGACCCCGGACGGTACGCCGTTGAATTGTTTCAGAAGGGCCGTTCGGCTGGGAATCAATGCCTTGCGTAAAGACTGGGCGGCCCGGGTTTTCTCGCTGGCCTTGGCGTTGTGCCATTGATCGATGGCACTTTCTACGCTGGCTTCATCTACACCATAGTGCTCTGCAAGCAGGCCCAGGAAGCGGGTTCTCCCGGTAGCAGACAGCTTCAGATAAGCG is a window from the Marinobacter sp. ANT_B65 genome containing:
- a CDS encoding malonyl-CoA decarboxylase; this translates as MQRQPVSIFERAFKKLVPGGLESAGRRGSDIMNIAEDLPEPDVVIVREWIDDCLSENGGQVEARKRAALLGRAYLKLSATGRTRFLGLLAEHYGVDEASVESAIDQWHNAKASEKTRAAQSLRKALIPSRTALLKQFNGVPSGVKFLVDMREELLRLCKDYPELKPLETDLRDLLATWFDIGLLQLEEISWNSSGAMLEKLIAYEAVHAIKSWSDLKNRLDFDRRCFAFIHPNMPDEPLIFVEVALVNGLADNVQKLLDEQAPTQDIDKADTAIFYSISNAQQGLAGISFGNFLIKQVVSKLQVEFPQLKQFATLSPIPGFRRWLENTPADQLIKMPGGEQWLNSPPPRDPVRVSQADTTGVQQEAIMKLAAAYLCSTKPGTSRANDPVGHFHLSNGAQIARLNWMADTAEKGLKQSAGLMVNYLYELPKIVQRSNQYTSQGIISQSSNIKKLLK
- the phbB gene encoding acetoacetyl-CoA reductase; the protein is MTNRIAVVTGATGGLGTAMCKALAAQGRKVVGTHLPGEDFTAQANDWQATMREEGIDVAIYPLDVTDFEGCKAFVAAVEQDLGPVDILVNNAGITNDAPLKRMRPEQWNQVINVNLTSMFNMCQQVFENMCERGFGRIVNISSLNGEKGQFGQCNYAATKAGIYGFTKSIAQEGARKGVTANSVSPGYIDTPMVRQVPEKVLNNIVAGIPVGHLGKPEDIARAVAYLTADEASFVTGTNMSVNGGQYMA